Within Candidatus Methylomirabilota bacterium, the genomic segment GCGGCGCAGAAGGCGCCGAAGTCGTGCCGGCCGGCGAGGTGCGCGAGGGCCCGGCGCATCGGAGCCACGTCGAGCGTCCCGGGAACGTGCCAGGCGTAGCGGCGGAGGAGCGGATCGGCCACGGGCCCGGTGTCCAGGAGGTACGCGTAGCGCTTGCCGAGGGCGGCGCGGCGCGCGTCAAACGCGGCCGGCGCCGGGCATGCCTCGAGGACGCGGATGTCGCGCGGGAGCCGCGCGTTGAGCGCGCCGAGCACCGCGTCCGCCGCGAGGGCCGCGGACGTCGTCAGCGAGGCCGTCTGGCGCAGGGCGTGCACGCCCGCGTCGGTCCGCGAGGCGCCGACGACGCGCGCGGCCGCGTCGAACGCGCGCGCCGCGCGGAGCAGCGCGCCCTGGACGGTCGGGCCCGCGGCCTGGACCTGCCAGCCGCGGTAGTCGGTGCCGTCATAGGCCAGCACCAGGCGGAAGACGGACCGGGGTGCTAGCGTGGCGGCGCGCGGTGGCGGCCCGCCCGGGTCGGCACCAGCGTGAGCCAGACGATCGCCACCAGGATGAAGAGCAGGATGTCCACCACGACGCCGGCGCTGACGCCGCCCAGGACCTCGGGCACGCCATGACGGCTGAGCCAGTCCTGACGCTCGAAGTCCTTCGGCTCGTAG encodes:
- the truA gene encoding tRNA pseudouridine(38-40) synthase TruA: MLAYDGTDYRGWQVQAAGPTVQGALLRAARAFDAAARVVGASRTDAGVHALRQTASLTTSAALAADAVLGALNARLPRDIRVLEACPAPAAFDARRAALGKRYAYLLDTGPVADPLLRRYAWHVPGTLDVAPMRRALAHLAGRHDFGAFCAAPGRQKDPVCRVRAVHVVRRRSRVALLLSADRFLHHMARTIVGSAVAVGRGARDPEWLAKVLASRDRRLAGATAPAHGLALVRVIYPR